A single region of the Lotus japonicus ecotype B-129 chromosome 4, LjGifu_v1.2 genome encodes:
- the LOC130715958 gene encoding uncharacterized protein LOC130715958 — translation MEHQSSGRFQRPKGTSTKQTLKVMLVLAVCAWLVYQIQNSRSKTENYGSQTKIVVSGYGAKSLGRKGIESRLDEKALPGEHVSKNAESEFLEKENGEDAGVTEDIDEVQSFNDENGVPPDGNETDIVIGENIPNVGGSWVKMINIYEVRYGEDNDVEVNLEGSNKGVTAEEEINMGTIAHDDDTSGIKSNSEIGEGGRVVL, via the coding sequence ATGGAGCATCAATCTTCTGGGAGGTTCCAGAGGCCAAAAGGGACTAGCACAAAGCAGACATTGAAGGTGATGCTAGTTTTGGCTGTTTGTGCCTGGTTGGTATATCAGATCCAGAATTCAAGGAGCAAGACAGAGAACTATGGAAGTCAAACTAAGATTGTTGTTTCAGGATATGGAGCTAAGTCTTTGGGGCGTAAAGGAATTGAATCGCGGTTGGATGAAAAAGCTCTTCCTGGTGAACATGTTAGCAAGAATGCTGAATCAGAATTCTTAGAGAAGGAGAATGGTGAGGATGCAGGGGTAACAGAGGATATAGATGAGGTTCAAAGCTTTAATGATGAAAATGGTGTTCCACCTGATGGTAATGAAACTGATATAGTGATTGGAGAAAACATTCCAAATGTTGGTGGAAGTTGGGTTAAAATGATCAACATTTATGAAGTCAGGTATGGAGAAGACAATGATGTTGAAGTGAATTTGGAAGGATCAAACAAAGGTGTCACAGCTGAAGAAGAAATTAATATGGGAACTATTGCTCATGATGATGATACTTCAGGGATCAAAAGCAATTCagaaattggtgaaggaggcaGGGTGGTTTTGTGA